A section of the Pseudomonas lini genome encodes:
- a CDS encoding DJ-1/PfpI family protein — translation MARVGLILTPGFADWEYAFIAGTASPFYGIDVRFFASVTGQFRSQGGLAVTVDSNLQQCLDWKPDVVVVIGGMIWEHADAPDIRDFLHASRSSGATIAGICGGTLALARAGLLDTVSHTSNSADFLQQNAAGYEGAALYRSSPIAVIADRIITAPGPAPVSFTCAVFEAAGLSSEIVSQFRSMLAAEHG, via the coding sequence ATGGCACGCGTGGGCTTGATACTGACACCCGGTTTTGCGGATTGGGAATACGCTTTCATTGCAGGGACTGCTTCCCCGTTTTACGGGATCGACGTCAGGTTTTTCGCCTCTGTTACGGGGCAGTTCCGCTCGCAGGGTGGATTGGCTGTAACTGTGGATAGCAACTTGCAACAATGCCTGGACTGGAAGCCGGACGTTGTCGTCGTTATCGGTGGAATGATCTGGGAGCATGCAGATGCACCGGACATTCGAGACTTTCTTCATGCTAGTCGTTCAAGTGGAGCGACAATTGCCGGTATCTGTGGGGGAACGCTGGCACTGGCGAGGGCCGGTCTTCTCGACACGGTTTCTCATACCTCGAACAGCGCTGACTTCCTACAACAGAATGCCGCAGGTTATGAAGGCGCCGCGCTTTATCGAAGCAGTCCAATAGCTGTGATTGCAGACCGCATCATAACTGCCCCAGGCCCTGCACCCGTTAGCTTCACCTGCGCAGTGTTCGAAGCTGCGGGGCTATCTTCAGAGATCGTTTCGCAGTTCAGGTCAATGTTGGCAGCGGAACACGGGTAA
- a CDS encoding sugar MFS transporter, producing MTNASASATVTNSLATPHAQRMSTYVFALFFILGSITSLNDVLVPKLKHLFSLSYTEAMLVQSSFFFAYFIFAIPAGLLISRIGYMRAAVLGLLLMAGGCLLFIPATQSALFPAFLGALFVLAIGVTTVQVVANPLLSLLGTVATASSRLTLGHAFNSLGTTVAPYLGAILILGSLNAVDTSELSPAELTSFLSQEASVISNTYASITLFICIVALIVWLKRNELQPSTRPERLNPLAALDLLKQPRFALGTVCIFLYVGAEVTIGSLITDYLMLPTTLALPAEAAGKHVAFYWGGALVGRFIGSVLMRTFAPGKLLAFAATAVIVLLTISATTQGVVAGWSLLAVGLFNSIMFPTIFTLATAGLGHRAAEGSGLFCCAIVGGAFIPPLTGYVADLSTLAMALSVPATCYAGIAIYGWHARALKH from the coding sequence ATGACGAATGCTAGTGCTAGCGCGACTGTCACCAACAGTTTGGCAACACCCCACGCCCAACGGATGAGCACCTACGTGTTCGCGCTGTTTTTCATCCTCGGCAGCATCACCAGCCTTAACGATGTCCTGGTGCCAAAACTCAAGCACCTCTTCAGCCTCAGCTATACCGAGGCCATGCTTGTGCAGTCGTCATTCTTTTTTGCCTATTTCATTTTCGCCATACCCGCAGGCCTGCTCATTTCGCGAATCGGCTACATGAGAGCAGCCGTCCTTGGGTTGCTGCTGATGGCTGGTGGATGCCTGCTCTTCATTCCTGCCACCCAGTCCGCATTGTTTCCAGCCTTCCTCGGCGCCCTCTTTGTGCTTGCGATTGGCGTGACAACCGTTCAGGTCGTTGCGAACCCGCTGCTTTCACTGCTCGGAACCGTCGCAACGGCCTCTAGCCGCCTCACCCTCGGCCATGCGTTCAATTCGCTGGGAACCACGGTCGCGCCCTACCTGGGTGCCATACTGATCCTGGGCTCCCTCAATGCGGTAGATACCTCCGAATTGTCGCCAGCAGAACTGACGTCCTTCCTGTCGCAGGAAGCCAGCGTGATCAGCAACACCTATGCAAGCATTACGCTCTTCATCTGCATCGTCGCCTTGATCGTCTGGCTGAAAAGAAATGAGCTGCAACCGTCAACAAGACCTGAACGTCTCAATCCACTCGCTGCGCTCGACCTTCTAAAGCAGCCGCGTTTTGCACTTGGCACCGTTTGCATATTTCTCTATGTCGGCGCCGAAGTCACGATTGGCAGCCTCATCACCGACTACCTCATGCTGCCGACAACCCTGGCCCTTCCCGCCGAAGCCGCAGGTAAGCATGTTGCCTTCTATTGGGGTGGCGCCCTGGTTGGCCGCTTTATCGGCTCGGTGCTGATGCGCACTTTCGCGCCCGGGAAACTGCTGGCCTTTGCCGCCACGGCAGTCATTGTGCTGTTGACGATCTCTGCCACCACACAAGGCGTTGTTGCCGGATGGTCGCTGCTGGCCGTCGGGCTGTTCAACTCCATCATGTTTCCGACGATCTTTACCCTTGCGACCGCAGGGCTCGGTCATCGCGCGGCAGAAGGTTCGGGCCTGTTCTGTTGCGCCATTGTTGGCGGGGCATTTATTCCGCCATTGACAGGGTATGTGGCCGACCTCTCGACGCTCGCGATGGCATTGAGCGTGCCAGCGACCTGTTATGCCGGCATCGCAATCTACGGTTGGCATGCCCGCGCTCTGAAGCACTAG
- a CDS encoding DUF6124 family protein, whose protein sequence is MFKVTPNPPDTDPASPYESNDSKKFHEAAERALDFYLNPAAVMNNTPRKPSTMYVVAPDVGDEALLVQTCENLASASVMASDIAALVEGTHRNTLLALQQVIMLAELAVNRMLDNFVPPK, encoded by the coding sequence ATGTTCAAAGTAACACCCAACCCGCCAGACACCGATCCGGCATCCCCGTACGAATCTAACGATTCAAAAAAATTTCACGAAGCCGCCGAACGCGCCCTCGATTTCTACCTCAACCCCGCAGCGGTCATGAACAACACCCCACGCAAACCCAGCACCATGTACGTGGTTGCGCCGGATGTCGGCGATGAAGCCTTGCTGGTTCAAACGTGTGAGAACTTGGCCTCGGCCAGTGTCATGGCCAGTGACATTGCTGCATTGGTGGAGGGCACCCACCGCAATACGCTGTTGGCGCTTCAGCAAGTCATCATGCTGGCTGAACTGGCGGTGAATCGAATGCTGGATAACTTCGTTCCACCCAAGTAA